A segment of the Dunckerocampus dactyliophorus isolate RoL2022-P2 chromosome 19, RoL_Ddac_1.1, whole genome shotgun sequence genome:
GCATCCGGCCTAATGCCTTTTTGTGGGGAGGTTTTGGGGCTGCTTTCAGAATCGCCACTATCATCATCCACCTCTCCCATAGCCTTGACATAGCTACTGCTCCTCATCCGCCGACATGGGATCTCCTCATCCTTCTCGCCGGGGTATCCACCCCATTCATCTTGAGGTACCTAGCGGGCAAGAATGAGCTTCTATGAATCCCGCATTTCAGCCTATTTAGTATACTTTGTTAAGGAACAATAGAGCATAGATGCAATTTCCCTCAATGAGACCAAGTATGAGACCTGTTTGGGCAACTAGCGATATCATTTGCAAGTACAATGCGGCCTAATTAGCCAAATGAGTGTGAAGCCTGTTTCAGACATAAGTTGCATAAGCTCTTGCTGGTTTTGCTGTAAAGAGAACATTTAACTGATACACAACAGTTTCTCTCTGCACTCCCATGAGAATTCGACGCAGTCTGCTTCAGTTCCTATCTGAATCTGTAATAAGGCACTTTTTGCAACGGTGCTGGCAAGGACATAACTAAAGTGGAACGCGAAAAGTAAACGTTTTTGTTTTCCAGAAATGAAGCGTCAGTCTGTACATTTGCATTTTTAGTTGACTGCTTCTTGGTGAACATTTCACAATCTTTAAATGGtaaacatttattcattttgtaaTATCTGGGATACAGGCATACGGTTTTCATACAGTTATACAGAGTTTTCGGGTATACTGTCGTCTTAATAAGCATCGCTTTTGGCTGGTGTTGAATCGTTGCGGTCGGATCACTCAGTTGTGAGAGTTGAACTGAAGTGTatcgataacacattttgccacatttgtgaaaaaaaaatgtcgtgCAGCAGTTTGTACTTGTCACTTGGCTGCCATGAGGCACTTTAgatttaattttacaaggatcAATAATAAATGACCATTATTAATCTCATTATTCACTTATATCTCATTCCTTTTGTGAACACAAGTTGgggaagtacagtcatggaaaaattgactagaccaaccttgtttcttcagtttgttgatccattttaattcctggtacaactaaaggcacatttgtttggacaaacataatgatgataacaaatgtagctcataagagttgaattgaagagctgatatctaacaACTTGCAtcgttttcttgatgataaccaaaatcacttatgtTTGTActagcaaaaaatgtaaatcttatgagctattgttgttgtcattgttatttttgtccaaataaaattgcctttagttgtatcaggcattaaaatgaacaagaaaagaGGGTggtccaatatttttttttcatgactgtacatactgtataaacccTGTAAGTTGAAAGGACGTGGTCAGATACACGAGAAAATAGTGTAGAGATGGGGCCGATCCGATTCAGTATCGGGTTCCTATACCAGTGTAATTTTTGTATCGGAAATTGCAGATATCATGTGCAGCGATCCATGAGCCGCATCTGTGTTTTCGTGTCATCAGCAAATGTGGCCAAGAGTATCAGCGAACATAGCTGTCGCCACACATGAACTCACttgcgccacacacacacacacacacaagcgctctACCGATTCATGGCGCGTTCATGACCACACAGAACAGCTGGACATCACAAAGTCTTAACACTATCAAAAATGTCAGAGTTGCTACAATATCATACTTTCCTGTAGAGAGGAATTTGTTAGAGCAACatataaaatcaacaataatgataatgtcgCCATCCGGAAGTTACGTGAGCTGTTAAGAGTTCTGTCTTGTGCAACTGTCTGTGATGTGTCACCTCCTCGTGTCTACAGatgctataataataatattaaagcaaacagagctttGATATTGGAATAGTATCGGCATTGGCAGATATCCAAATGCAGGTGCCGGGATGTGATTGGGAGTTAAGTCTAATAAGATTGGTGTGTTTTGTAAAGAGCATACGGCTCACCCTAAGTAACTGTGGTATACTACTACAAATGTCTATTTAATTACCTGGGGCCGTTACTGATGAGACTGGATCACACACTGGATcacacactgtactgtactgaccCAGGAAACATCAGCATCAATGTGTGGTGCACATGGAGCAGTAAGTCCACTGCACAGTGGAATAGCTCCAGGCACAGCACTGTCCCTATAATACTCTAACAGTGACTCACTTTACCCAGTCATACAGCTTGTCTGCCTTTGCACTGAGACGAGTGGCTGATTACTCTTATTTTCAGTCGTGTGACACTTCCTCGGTTGACGACGAGCCTGAGCTGGGCGTGAAAGTCAGGAACACACAGTGTAAGGCCACCGTATGAAAATACAGACAATTTATCGCTTCTGTGTGAAGTGTTATCTTGGGAAAAGTGTAGCTAAACTAAATATGTTTCTCCTCTATTATATGACGTTGAGATTTCTTTACTACAGTTGAGCCCGGTTAAGTTGGTCCCACTTATGTCAACAACTCATGTCACAGAGCTCATCAAGTCTCGGTCCACTGGATTGTTATCACTACTAAAAAGTGCCTATACGTCGCGGACTGCTTTCGTCGACATAAAATTTAAGATCCAAAGGGGTTCTGTGACACAACAGATCCCCCCCACTTTTTACGATTCCGGACCACTAGCAAATATAAATatgtttcactttcactttcacaaaaACTATTGTGCTTTCAAGCAGcactgaacaaagtgtgaaaactCAACATGTTTGACTCTACCTGTAAACTCTGACTCCAAATGCAGTGCTCCACTGAAAATTAATTGCATTGAACATGTATAACGTCATACATACagtcaaaaaaaatcacagctatTTTATTTAACCCTAAAATTATGTCAGAAGTAATTACTGTGTGTTGCTTTTTGACAGAAGTCCTACCAGATTCTCATGAGAACGAGCTAAATGTGGCCAGGTGGCAGCTGGAGGTACTCTGACAGCTGACACACAAAGCCTGTTAAACGCCTTTGAGAGAGCTGCTGTATTGACGATTTTTCAACGGCTGCTACTTTGGAGTCTTCAGCTGGATGTGCATGCAGATATtcaaaccacttttttttttttttttaaatcatggcCAGGAATCATGGATGGGTTGAGGCACCACAATGTCATTAGGTTTCCCCTTCTATCCTTTTTTTGCAGGATATTCTGGATGAACAACTTTGTCGTGGTGAAAAGTATAGTGTTTTATATGTAGTACATTTCACTACTTGCACTTATTTGAGTGGTAAATAGTAAACCTAAGGCAGGAGTCCACACACTTGgcttttgaatgtgtttttgcaGACATTTGAGACACTGGAGATCCAAagcattttctatttttgcactccttttcattttttaggAAAGAACCTGGAACTCGCTGCTGGTTGTGACGCTTTGGTACGGTAGCTTTTTGTTCTCAGTGCCACCATGACAATGATTCACTCAGTAGAGCTATGAAAAACACAATAGTTCCCAGAGGAGTCCACACACAAAAGGGAATCCTGGTTAAATATATTGGCCGCTCTATGTCATGGACACTGTAATTGACAAATAGAAATTACAGAGGAAACCGAAAGGCCTCTTTTGCTGGATCACTAATCAATACATCACTTGcatgatttttgttttattcaaagGAAGCTGGCTTGGGATTTTTAGATATTGATCTCAGTCATTGTCAAATTGGTCATGCTCAGGTCCTTATGCATTCTCCCTTTCACTTTACCAATAATATTCTGCCTTGGGAGACCTTTATTAACATTTGTGACTCATTGCATTCGATTTGACCTGCGGCTTCTCTCATTTATTATGTGTTGCGTATTTTTCTGGTGGCACTCACCTGCAGATAATGACAGGTTCGTGAAGGCTTGAGGTCTGGGTGCATCATGGTTTTCTCTAAATTGAGTGATGACTTTCTGTAGGCCTCCTTAGCTTGGCTAACTGTCAGTGTAGACCAGGAGCTCCTCTTCATGAATTTACCTTCGGGCGCCATGGCCAGGCTGTCGCACGCTGAGCACTTAACATCGTTGTTACTCTTGGAGGTCTTGAGTGACAGGTCTCCAAAGTGGTGTCCATGTATGGAATCTGGGTAACAGTGGGTGACGTGTTCTCCGTGGTGCCGTGACATGACACTGGGAGTGCGGTAGGTGCTGTCGCTATCCAGGTTGTCGTCAGAGCTCCACCAACCGCCGGAGCGATGCTTACGTTCTTTGCTTTTGCTCCTCTTGCTACCATGTTTGTTAGGCTGATGGCCGTGATGATAGTAACTCCCTGCTCCTCCACCTCCTACAATGTCGCCTTTTGTGCCGTTCATCTTGGACGATCCCTCCAGGGAGTGGGATTTTGTGAAGAGCTTCTGGACAGAATGAACGAGGTGTCGGATGCGGCCTGGACTCTCGCTGCGTTGCTCAGCGGTAGTGGATGTGCGCTGGTACTGTAATGTGTGGAAGCCATCCCGGTGTAGTGGCATTTGTTTCTCAAACTGGTCCAACAGGTTGGCAGGTAGGCGATTGCTCTTGGTGCCGGCGTGGTGCGAGGAGGCGGCGGCCGCAGCTGCAGCTGCGGCGACTGCCGGTGATGTGGCAGAGGCTGTGATGGCGACGCAGTCATCCCGTGTGGCGGAGTCATAATATTGAGAGCTGTAGTGCATTCTGGGGAAGGTGCTGCTGGAGATATGGTCAGACGCGGGGACGGGAGGCATCATAACCGGGGCCATCATCATGCAGTCGGAATGGATGGAACTGCGTGGTGAATAGCGATGTTGGAAGTCCATTGGGCAGCTCTCTGTTGGACTGAGCAGGTAGGAGGAGTGACGGGAGTCTGAGCCATGGTGCCCATGGAGGTCATGCACATGGGGGTCATAGTCAAGGCCATGGGGTAAAGGGATTTGGTGTTGGGAGCGGCTGCCCGATAAGCCCTTCATGTTCCTGGCCGGAGGAAGATGTCTGCCTTCATTGAACTTTCGAGACCGGGACCAAGGTGTAAACTTTTGGTCTGTTTtggagaagaaagaaagaaaaccaaaaagtaagaaaaacaGTAAGGAGGCTGTAGTTTTTTCATTTGACgtattgttttaaatgtgcaCAACCCCTTTTAGTGCATTAAGCTGGATTCctcaattattctttttttttttttttaacaaagtcaTGTTTCAAATGAGTCTCCAAAAGTATCAAAATGATGTTTAATCTTTTGAAGTAGAAATGctaagtatttatttaattctacctTCTTTTAGTACGAGACATTTGGACATGAAATGTGTCAACTTGAATTATAATGTTCTGTGTCAAACTCCCAAAAATCTAAACAATATGCTAGAACTAATAATCAGGAGCAACTCCAGATGAAAACAGTGACTTTTCCGACCACCATCGAGTGGTTACAAGGTGGGTAGTAAATTCAAATGAGCTATTTCCAACTTCCCACCGTGTTACCTGCACCATGAGCTCATTAATTACTTCTCTCCTCTGCAGCAGGAAACCCCGGTGTAGAACAGTGCTCTCCGTCTTACATAATGCTCGGGATCTCTGATCTCACACACCATTTGAAAAGAGCCAGAAATAAATTGCACAGTTGTCATGGCAACCACTGCTGAAAAACCTCAGTTCTGTAACAGGATTTTCAAGGTTGTTTGGGGTGGAACCCAGCCACACAGGAAAGGATAAGGacacagtactgtgcaaaatgGGACAAAGCCACTTGCGCTTATTTTGCCATACGGACGATCTTCTGCGTATTGCATTGCAGATTGTTTGGCATTTTGTTCAGGTTAAATTTGGAGGCAcgcaacaaataaaaaaaaatcaagtgctAAATACTCGTGAATGTTCTgcttatattttcatttttatggaaCATGATCAGCATTTAATAGTGTCTGATGAAATATAAATACTTGTATCTTGTAGTATAGTCATTCCTTGCCACTTTGGGCTTCAAATTTtggggcttcactctatcacagttgttcaaaaaattattaattaattaattaatcatgctgtttcgtgattgaatATGGACGattattatttgaaaatatttaagcaaattttacctttttttggcctaaattacgTCAGTGTTCTCTTGCTCGGTGTGTCACATGTTCCTCACCTTCCAGTGATAATGATACACAATAAGAAATTGTCTCAATTTTTGTGATTCATCCATTCCAAAAGATCCACCTAAAActcaaatgtacaaaaattgTAGTATGATTCCTATTGTGTTGTCCTCCTCCATAACCCAAGGAGTGTCCGACTAAAATACAGACAGATGGATAAACACTTCTACTGAGTGTTTAGCTTAAGTATTGTATATATCAACTATCACCTTCATTAGTAAACTGAAAATCCCTGGAGCATATTTCCCAGCAGAACAAGAGGTTAATGACGCACATGCCGTCAACTTCAACATTTCATTTTCTcgaataacagcaaaaatacaTGCATCCCAAGGAGGTCCAGGTTATTAAATATTTGCAGCAGACTGGCTGCGGTATTTGCTAATGCGTAGTGGTCAGTGTAGTGTATTATGTGTGCGGAGGAGGTGACATCAAGGTAGCGGATGCTGGAAAACAAACTTGTGTCATCTGGCTGCGTCTGGATGCCCTGCAGGCAGTAAGAGAAGTAGGAGAGGGGAGGTTTGTGAGCTCTGTCTTGGACAATACCGCCCACTCTCACTGTGCAATAAGCTGATATAGAGCAGAGTTAGCCTCTATCATCCCCCAGATTGACCTGTGGAGTTTTTGTCAAGTGTCTGTTTGAGCGAACTTCCATCTGACCACACAATTTAAGATTCCAAAAGAGCACCCATTTCAGGCTTTTGAAAAGTACTTAAGCTCAGTCACGTACAGAACCCCAAAGACCTTCCTTTTCAGCTAGGCTTGGAGCCTGTAGGTCTGCCTTACCTGGAATGTTCTGCACAAACTTGCACTTCTTTGTGGTGTGAGAGGAGATTTGGAACATGTAGAAGAAAAGAGAATGTGGATGCAGAAAACGGGAAGaaatattactgtaatgcactatACAGATTATCTGTCTTGTTGGGATATAATCGAGTGTGAacgttgtttgtgtatatgtgccctgcgattggccggcgaccagtccagggtgtgccccgccccTCGCCCCAAGACGGCTgcgataggccccagcatacccgcaaccctagtgaggacaagctgtatagaaaatgaatggagggaTGCATGTTGCGATAGATCAGGGTTCTGGCTCTTATAGGGGCTTTCCACACGGTAACGTTTTCAGgtaaaaacggcaaagtattttatcgtttcaggcTTTCATTCACATGGAAACGGCATTCCGGATggcctgaaacagtattttttttaaatggcttcaAGGCTTCAAGCGTGGGAAAATCTGATAGCGCCGGGTTGTTGTTTCCATGTAGACAAGCAAACCGCTACTTAATGAAAACGGTGACACCACCCAGTTGCCGTCACGTGACAAGCCCACAAGTCAACAActtcgactggcatgactcaccccattcaacattctcctgatattttgttgtctcatactccaaaatgactcgcagaagtaattccacttctccaTAAGTCTAGACAAGCCGGCCAAGCAGAAGATGACTGACTTATGCGCAAGCGTTTGTTCTTCTGTAGTTTGGTGTGTAAGGTGGTTTCGTCTGTGTGTCACGTAGGAACACGTATGTGCGCCATCGTATTCACCCAGCGATCCATTCCCGATGTGACTATTTATTAATCCGGAACAGTGTGGGCGCAAAAATACTGAACCGTGAAAATACTTGACAACAATGGCGGAGaaggagatttgtgggaacacaatgGCTCAGGACAGAATCATCCCGCACCAAACTGGGGAAAAGAGTGATTTTAAGATTGCCAGGTAGCAACAGGTGTGGCACGTCACTCTACCAGGAGGAGCAGGAAGACAGAAAATAACCGTGGCAGTACGTTTAAgaaacaatgtactgtatgtagtgttaaaatctaaaaataaatgtataggtagtaggttttgtggctccaagtgggttTTAATTTAGTGGAAATGggcccaaatggctcttttgaagcTAAAGGTTGCTGACCACTGGGATAGACCATTTACTGTAGGTGCTCCATATCGTTAATTATAagttaattataattataagtgattaatacgcccataaaaatatttttgacacacttcTCACTCCTCCCCCATTCCAAactcttctgctagcttgataTTGTCgctctcctctgatttcagatcaacatttgcaataaaagtgactgttgtaattattagattcagctccctCCCCTTCTCTATTCAGTTGCAATTGTTCACTcgtgactgttgtaattttgGTAATGATtcatgattatatatattttatctcCATTATCACCTCCTAATAGATTaccaatgtgtgtgtgaaaaaatgatgaccAAAACCTATGaatttgcagggctgtgaaATCTGAATCGCTAACGcatggggatccactgtatagcTGCAAAGGGGCCGTGCAATTCCCTGTTGTattccattttcacttcctgcgGATATCCAAATGCTTTCACCGCTATAGTGTATTTGGCATTTTGAATTACCTGCTGTCGCTTCCAGAACACGCATGTGAGATTTCTTGCCTCACAACTTACGCAACAGCTATTGTGTGGTGTAAAAGCCATCGGCTATTTCCCCTCTACCTTAAATGTGCTTTTGTCAGCACCTGATGCAGCTTGTAACCCACTTTCATCCTGAGAAAGATGTCACACACAGAGGGGGGAGGTGGCATGATTGCTAGTGtagcagagaaaaaaaaggagagggGAAAGCCTCACTGCATGCTCTTCTTTTGCTCTGCAGGGAAACTAGTGTGCTGCTGACTGCTAAAGCTGTGTAACGAGGCTACAGTCGTCTCCTGGCCGTGCATTTCCCAAGATGGTTGCATAACTTGGCATAAATGAAGCCTTCCTCCTCCACACCAATACACAGCTAGCAAAATGCCGCAGGGAGGCACAACGCAACAGGCAGCCAAACTGTAGAGCATGAATCATGGCAGTGAAAAATGTTTTCTGTATGGTAATTTATTGATCGCTGTTGACAAAGCATATGTCCTTGATCATCTTTACTCGCTGAGACACTCTTCCTAACCAGTGCATT
Coding sequences within it:
- the LOC129172721 gene encoding disks large-associated protein 2 isoform X5, with amino-acid sequence MKGLSGSRSQHQIPLPHGLDYDPHVHDLHGHHGSDSRHSSYLLSPTESCPMDFQHRYSPRSSIHSDCMMMAPVMMPPVPASDHISSSTFPRMHYSSQYYDSATRDDCVAITASATSPAVAAAAAAAAASSHHAGTKSNRLPANLLDQFEKQMPLHRDGFHTLQYQRTSTTAEQRSESPGRIRHLVHSVQKLFTKSHSLEGSSKMNGTKGDIVGGGGAGSYYHHGHQPNKHGSKRSKSKERKHRSGGWWSSDDNLDSDSTYRTPSVMSRHHGEHVTHCYPDSIHGHHFGDLSLKTSKSNNDVKCSACDSLAMAPEGKFMKRSSWSTLTVSQAKEAYRKSSLNLEKTMMHPDLKPSRTCHYLQVPQDEWGGYPGEKDEEIPCRRMRSSSYVKAMGEVDDDSGDSESSPKTSPQKGIRPDALILKSAMQRPHFDSQSPGYRLQTMRDMRAHPSVTLAPATTFHHPPPFRSRNQSYMRAVSTLSQASCVSQVSETEINGQFESVCESVFSEVESQAMEALDLPGSFRTRSHSYLRAIQAGYSQDDDCLPSMTSSTVTSTLRSTTEGYDIVDATSFLNDDMIEDDDGASSSAYAELERLERETAAARSQHSTSSTVTAISVPPATPPSYRVPSASPIATTEPPVPQAIQAFKESANMVAAFNMQWKDEISAMRYELAELRRDVCGELKTFNSNFFNFTQCYNMWTLCREPCSDSTTQTEDRVSIGIQAGSSWSIRHNLEDKSVMCQPEPAPFSIMDLMNPPRIEIIEGTPESTPEGSGSPASPLPIEDFPWEITKKQRVPKPQEICGHTGGHRSASLELWCRKYTSGPMSYMSMSF